The Coprobacter tertius genome has a window encoding:
- a CDS encoding ABC transporter permease — protein MKLSEKIKQIKEGFFDICYIWRKEYVAVFRDVGVLLFFFALPFAYPLLYALIYNPELVRDVPMVVIDNARTPLSRELARHMDASPNAKVISYCANLDEAKHLMYEKKCYGIMLIPEDFERRIMRGEQGVVTFYSDMSILLNYKGFLIALTDVTMDMGTQLQIEALGGATAEQADMATAPIPYSSITLYNPESGFGSFLIPAILVLILQQSLILGIGMLAGGVYEHKKLHRYYSGRERMHNNVMHIVLGKAICYYSLYIIPTVYILHVVPWMFRFPQLGNQWEIYAFMAPFLLSSVFFAMTLSVFVRERETSFLLFVFTSLLFLFISGITWPRYAMPAFWKAIGSIIPSTWGIEGFVGINTAGASISEVREPFINLWILTGVYFITACFAYRYQIYKDKKRGFKGNLELAND, from the coding sequence ATGAAATTATCAGAAAAAATAAAGCAGATAAAAGAAGGATTCTTCGATATATGTTATATATGGAGAAAAGAATATGTCGCGGTTTTTCGTGACGTCGGAGTTTTATTATTCTTTTTTGCACTTCCTTTCGCTTATCCTTTGTTATATGCCTTAATATATAATCCCGAGTTGGTTCGTGATGTGCCTATGGTGGTAATAGATAATGCACGTACTCCTCTCAGTCGTGAGCTTGCGAGGCATATGGATGCGTCTCCCAATGCGAAAGTCATATCTTATTGTGCTAATTTGGATGAGGCTAAGCACTTGATGTATGAAAAGAAGTGCTATGGAATTATGCTTATTCCCGAAGATTTCGAACGTCGAATTATGAGAGGTGAACAGGGTGTTGTTACATTTTATTCCGATATGAGCATTTTGCTCAATTATAAAGGATTTCTTATTGCGCTTACCGATGTAACCATGGATATGGGGACTCAACTTCAAATAGAAGCCTTGGGGGGGGCTACGGCCGAACAGGCCGATATGGCTACGGCCCCGATACCTTATAGCTCGATTACGTTATATAACCCGGAGTCGGGATTCGGTTCGTTCCTTATTCCTGCTATTCTTGTGCTTATTCTGCAACAGAGCCTTATATTAGGAATAGGTATGCTTGCCGGAGGTGTATATGAGCATAAAAAATTGCATCGTTATTATTCAGGTAGAGAACGCATGCACAATAATGTGATGCACATTGTGCTTGGCAAAGCGATTTGTTATTATAGTTTATATATTATTCCAACGGTATATATATTACATGTAGTCCCGTGGATGTTTAGGTTCCCTCAGTTGGGCAACCAATGGGAGATATATGCATTTATGGCTCCCTTCTTGTTATCTTCGGTCTTTTTTGCAATGACATTATCGGTTTTTGTGAGAGAGCGGGAGACGTCTTTCCTGTTATTTGTTTTTACTTCGTTGTTGTTTTTATTTATTTCGGGCATTACGTGGCCGAGGTATGCCATGCCTGCGTTTTGGAAAGCCATCGGCTCTATTATTCCTTCTACATGGGGTATCGAAGGATTTGTCGGTATCAATACTGCCGGAGCCAGTATAAGCGAGGTGAGAGAACCGTTTATAAATTTGTGGATACTCACCGGAGTATATTTCATTACCGCTTGTTTTGCTTACCGATATCAAATTTATAAAGATAAGAAGCGTGGTTTTAAAGGAAATCTTGAACTGGCTAATGATTAG